Proteins found in one Desulfuromonadales bacterium genomic segment:
- a CDS encoding DUF2059 domain-containing protein — protein sequence MYRVIPLLLILALAACTPALTPQEREAAYRNDLRRLVRISLTERLRPQIEASYRQQVAALLPADPPSSEATNRMVDEEIGAVLDLKLADLEERLATIFAVHFTPGEIRQLLAFHESEVGRKSLAASAAMAGESRDAIQEWSQEFEQALFERLTDRFATEGIEF from the coding sequence ATGTACCGTGTCATCCCGCTGCTCTTGATCCTTGCCCTCGCTGCCTGTACCCCCGCCCTGACGCCCCAGGAGCGGGAAGCGGCCTATCGGAACGATCTCCGACGGCTGGTCCGAATCAGCCTGACCGAGCGGCTGCGGCCCCAGATTGAGGCGTCCTACCGGCAGCAGGTGGCGGCGCTCCTGCCGGCCGACCCTCCTTCTTCCGAGGCAACAAACCGCATGGTTGACGAGGAAATCGGGGCGGTGCTCGACCTGAAACTCGCCGATCTGGAAGAGCGGCTGGCGACGATTTTCGCCGTGCATTTTACCCCCGGCGAAATCCGGCAACTGCTCGCCTTCCATGAGAGCGAGGTCGGCCGCAAGAGCCTGGCGGCCTCAGCGGCAATGGCCGGGGAGAGCCGAGACGCGATTCAGGAATGGAGCCAGGAGTTCGAACAGGCCCTGTTCGAGCGGTTGACGGACCGGTTTGCGACGGAGGGGATCGAGTTCTAG